The following coding sequences are from one Eucalyptus grandis isolate ANBG69807.140 chromosome 11, ASM1654582v1, whole genome shotgun sequence window:
- the LOC104427277 gene encoding rust resistance kinase Lr10 has translation MADGFNISYSVYSPPWVKGKTYQFCLFSWGYLQKNMMTCSRHHSYNLPLDTSHWGTALNVALDTVSDAIFIFAHFPAAKFIFGAPCVLILLIYKWMRRHQAIDANIEEFLQAHNNFLPIRYSYSDIKKITKNFKYKLGEGGYGSVYKGMLRSGNEIAVKILNKPKSNGQDFISEVATIGRIHHVNVVQLVGFCFDYSKQALVYDFMPNGSLDKHIVYKDGEDSLDYKKMYEISLGIARGIEYLHRGCDMQILHFDIKPHNILLDRSFTPKVSDFGLARLYPSDRDTITLTAARGTLGYMAPELFYKDIGGISYKADVYSFGMMLMEMAGRRRNVNANVEDSSQIYFPLWVYDQLGKKEELQMVDATEEEREATRKMIIVALWCIQLNPNDRPSMRRAINMLEGEINGLQVPPKPLLYPTETPVDYVETEIELKALSSSLSVPTISSGHWYEHDNMIAESCLV, from the exons ATGGCCGACGGGTTTAATATCAGCTACTCAGTGTACTCGCCTCCCTGGGTGAAAGGTAAAACATATCAGTTTTGCCTCTTCAGCTGGGGATACCTACAGAAAAATATGATGACATGCTCACGCCACCATTCCTACAACTTACCCT TAGACACATCTCATTGGGGTACGGCGCTCAATGTTGCACTGGATACCGTTTCTGATGCCATTTTTATCTTTG CTCACTTCCCGGCAGCAAAATTCATATTTGGAGCTCCATGTGTGTTGATACTTCTAATCTATAAGTGGATGAGAAGACACCAAGCAATAGACGCAAACATCGAAGAATTTCTACAAGCTCACAATAACTTTTtgcccataaggtactcttactcAGATATCAAGaagatcacaaaaaatttcaaatacaaGTTAGGTGAAGGGGGATATGGTTCCGTGTACAAAGGAATGCTTAGGAGTGGCAATGAAATTGCGGTCAAGATTTTGAATAAACCAAAATCTAATGGCCAAGATTTTATAAGTGAAGTAGCCACAATTGGAAGGATCCATCACGTTAATGTGGTGCaacttgttggtttttgtttcgaTTATTCCAAACAAGCTCTTGTCTATGATTTCATGCCGAATGGATCCTTAGATAAGCACATTGTCTATAAGGATGGAGAAGATTCTCttgattataagaaaatgtatgAGATATCTCTTGGCATAGCTAGAGGTATAGAGTATCTACATCGGGGATGTGACATGCAAATTCTACACTTTGACATCAAGCCTCATAATATTCTCCTAGACCGAAGTTTCACCCCAaaagtttctgactttggacttgcaagACTTTATCCCTCTGATCGCGACACAATAACATTGACCGCagcaagaggaaccttgggATATATGGCGCCCGAGCTATTCTATAAGGACATTGGTGGCATTTCTTACAAAgctgatgtttatagtttcgggatgatgttgatggaaatggctGGTAGAAGGagaaatgtaaatgcaaatgtAGAGGATTcaagtcaaatttattttcctttgtgggTTTATGATCAACTCGGCAAAAAGGAGGAGCTTCAAATGGTAGATGCCacagaagaggaaagagaggccACGAGGAAAATGATAATTGTTGCTCTTTGGTGCATACAACTGAACCCTAATGATCGACCATCGATGAGGCGGGCCATTAATATGCTAGAAGGAGAGATCAATGGACTACAAGTTCCCCCAAAACCACTTCTGTATCCGACGGAGACGCCGGTTGATTATGTCGAGACTGAGATTGAACTTAAAGCTCTCTCATCTTCTTTAAGTGTTCCAACAATTTCTAGCGGTCACTGGTATGAGCACGATAACATGATTGCAGAATCTTGTTTGGTGTGA